Proteins co-encoded in one Christiangramia fulva genomic window:
- a CDS encoding heavy metal translocating P-type ATPase: MKHTYKITGMTCNGCRSHVEETLNKVKGVEKAHVDLKKAEAVIEMKKHIKISEFQDALAQDGGNYQIHLPEKSPKGDKMTHTYRVEGMTCNGCRSHVEKALSGVKGVIQASVNLEKGEAEIIMDHHIELETFEKALQESGGNYHIMMPEDHSKEEKPMTHTYEIVGMTCLGCQSNIEKELNAVDGVIEARVNLEKAKAVISMKRHINIEEFQKVLEDMDGHYQIHLPGKAHKHHSSENKKKKAKGQGTGVWYCPMHCEGDKTYDQPGDCPVCGMDLVEEVSAAPKATQYTCPMHPEVVKDEPGSCPICGMDLVPKEPEVSSENKSYKKLLKKFWIAVAFTLPIFLIAMSDMLPNNPIYEVASLQTWNWIQFVLSLPVVFYATWMFFERAWRSVKTWNLNMFTLIGIGSGVAWVFSVFGLLFPDFFPAQFKTEAGTVHVYFEAATVILTLVLLGQVLEARAHSRTSSAIKELLKLAPNTAVRVKDGKEETISIDKIEEGDILRVKPGEKIPVDGTIKTGKSSIDESMITGEPIPVDKAEGDKVSSGTINGNQSFTMTAEKVGNETLLSQIIKMVNEASRSRAPIQKLADRISAYFVPVVVLISVITFFVWAIYGPEPAYVYALVNAIAVLIIACPCALGLATPMSVMVGVGKGAKNGVLIKNARALEQMNKIDTLIIDKTGTITEGKPSVEKVVAVGDFSEEELTAFLASVNAQSEHPLAVATVNYAKDKNISYEEASNFNSITGKGVEASLDGKKLALGNEGLMEKEKVVISEDLKNRVIEEQKKGKTVSYLAVDGKIVGFLTITDAIKKTSREALKELQEDGVKVIMLTGDNERTAAAVAKELNLSDFKAGMVPEDKMEEVKKLQKEGRKVAVAGDGINDAPALAQADIGIAMGTGTDVAIESAEITLVKGDLKGVLKARKLSEKVMKNIKENLFFALVYNTIGVPVAAGVLYPFFGILLSPMIAALAMSFSSVSVISNALRLRGAKLTKSVK, from the coding sequence ATGAAACATACTTATAAAATCACCGGGATGACCTGTAATGGCTGTCGCTCGCATGTGGAAGAAACCCTGAATAAAGTCAAAGGAGTTGAAAAGGCGCATGTTGATCTCAAAAAAGCTGAGGCTGTAATTGAAATGAAGAAACACATCAAAATTTCAGAATTCCAGGATGCCCTTGCCCAGGACGGTGGTAATTATCAAATTCATTTACCTGAAAAAAGTCCGAAAGGAGATAAAATGACCCACACCTACCGGGTGGAAGGAATGACCTGCAATGGCTGTCGGTCTCACGTTGAAAAAGCATTGAGTGGAGTTAAAGGTGTTATCCAAGCTTCTGTAAATCTTGAAAAAGGGGAAGCTGAGATTATAATGGATCATCATATTGAGTTGGAAACCTTCGAAAAAGCGCTTCAGGAAAGTGGTGGTAATTATCATATTATGATGCCGGAAGATCATTCTAAAGAAGAAAAACCCATGACCCATACCTACGAAATTGTGGGGATGACCTGCCTGGGTTGCCAGTCTAATATTGAAAAAGAATTAAACGCCGTTGATGGTGTGATCGAGGCAAGAGTGAATCTTGAAAAGGCCAAAGCTGTAATCAGCATGAAGCGGCATATTAATATTGAGGAGTTTCAGAAAGTGCTGGAAGATATGGATGGCCATTACCAGATCCATCTTCCGGGAAAAGCACACAAACACCATTCTTCAGAAAACAAGAAAAAGAAAGCAAAAGGTCAGGGAACCGGGGTGTGGTATTGCCCTATGCATTGCGAGGGTGATAAAACTTATGATCAGCCAGGCGATTGTCCCGTCTGCGGAATGGATCTTGTGGAAGAAGTGAGTGCTGCACCAAAAGCGACTCAGTACACCTGCCCCATGCATCCCGAAGTTGTTAAGGATGAACCGGGAAGCTGCCCTATTTGTGGAATGGATCTGGTACCCAAAGAACCTGAAGTCTCCTCGGAAAATAAATCCTATAAGAAACTACTGAAAAAGTTCTGGATTGCGGTGGCTTTTACGCTTCCGATCTTCCTGATCGCGATGTCTGATATGCTTCCCAATAATCCAATTTATGAGGTTGCGAGTCTGCAAACCTGGAACTGGATACAATTTGTTTTATCATTGCCCGTCGTTTTTTACGCTACCTGGATGTTCTTTGAACGAGCCTGGCGCTCGGTGAAAACATGGAACCTGAACATGTTTACCCTTATCGGTATCGGTTCGGGAGTGGCCTGGGTTTTTAGTGTTTTCGGACTCCTTTTTCCTGATTTTTTCCCCGCTCAGTTCAAGACCGAAGCAGGAACCGTACATGTTTATTTTGAAGCGGCAACGGTGATTTTAACCCTGGTTTTACTGGGACAGGTGCTGGAGGCGCGTGCCCATTCCAGAACCAGTTCAGCAATTAAGGAGTTGCTAAAATTAGCTCCGAATACTGCCGTAAGGGTGAAGGATGGAAAAGAAGAAACTATTTCTATTGATAAAATAGAGGAGGGGGATATTTTAAGGGTAAAACCCGGTGAAAAGATCCCGGTAGACGGAACTATCAAAACAGGTAAATCGAGCATAGATGAATCTATGATCACGGGAGAACCCATTCCCGTCGATAAAGCCGAAGGAGATAAGGTGAGTTCTGGAACCATCAACGGAAATCAGAGTTTTACCATGACCGCAGAAAAGGTGGGAAATGAAACCCTGCTTTCACAGATCATCAAAATGGTAAATGAGGCCAGTCGTTCCCGGGCTCCCATTCAGAAACTTGCCGACCGGATTTCGGCTTATTTTGTACCTGTCGTGGTCCTCATTTCGGTTATCACCTTTTTTGTCTGGGCGATTTATGGCCCTGAACCCGCCTATGTATATGCGCTGGTGAATGCCATTGCGGTTTTGATTATCGCCTGTCCCTGCGCTCTTGGACTCGCCACTCCAATGTCGGTTATGGTAGGAGTAGGTAAGGGAGCAAAGAATGGTGTTTTGATCAAGAATGCCCGCGCATTGGAACAGATGAATAAAATAGATACGCTCATTATCGATAAAACCGGAACCATCACTGAAGGCAAACCTTCCGTAGAAAAAGTAGTTGCGGTTGGCGATTTTTCAGAAGAAGAACTAACGGCTTTTTTAGCCTCTGTAAATGCGCAAAGTGAGCATCCGCTGGCGGTAGCCACCGTTAATTATGCAAAAGACAAAAATATTAGTTATGAAGAGGCTTCCAATTTTAACTCGATAACCGGAAAAGGCGTGGAAGCCAGTCTTGATGGAAAGAAATTAGCCCTGGGGAATGAGGGTCTTATGGAGAAAGAAAAGGTCGTAATTTCCGAAGACCTGAAAAATAGGGTGATAGAAGAACAGAAAAAAGGAAAAACAGTTTCTTATCTGGCGGTCGACGGGAAAATTGTCGGTTTTTTAACCATTACCGATGCGATCAAAAAAACGAGTCGGGAAGCACTAAAAGAACTTCAGGAAGACGGAGTAAAAGTGATCATGCTTACCGGTGATAATGAGAGGACCGCGGCGGCAGTGGCCAAAGAATTAAATCTATCCGATTTCAAAGCAGGAATGGTGCCCGAAGATAAGATGGAAGAGGTTAAAAAACTTCAAAAGGAAGGAAGAAAGGTAGCGGTCGCCGGTGATGGGATCAATGATGCTCCCGCGCTGGCACAGGCCGATATTGGGATCGCCATGGGAACCGGAACCGATGTAGCCATAGAAAGCGCAGAAATCACGCTTGTAAAAGGCGATTTAAAAGGAGTTCTAAAAGCCAGAAAACTCAGTGAAAAGGTGATGAAAAACATTAAGGAGAACCTTTTCTTTGCGCTGGTATATAACACTATTGGTGTACCCGTAGCTGCGGGGGTGCTTTATCCATTTTTCGGAATCCTGCTTTCACCGATGATCGCGGCACTGGCCATGAGCTTCAGCTCGGTTTCGGTAATAAGTAACGCGCTGAGGTTACGCGGAGCGAAACTGACGAAAAGTGTAAAATGA
- a CDS encoding vitamin K epoxide reductase family protein yields the protein MGDHSEKSAETPGMGSRGVTRPMAEKEIKDHNKGHGEGGMDKEQRMQMLKMHHKQTLWVYWLIILLGFWLVIAPLTFDYGNSIAQPSGGRSLWLSDAMRVNIMYWNDIICGFLLMIFGWRSLTPNRPISMWVACFVGIWLNFAPVIFWAPNAFIYNNDTLVGVLIIALTILIPGMPNMITYMKMGSSVPPGWSYNPSSWPQRWIMIVLGFLGWVVSRYLGSFQLGYNGFAWDPFFGESTIKVLNSKMSHSLPVSDGAFGALAYTFEFLMGWMGSPTRWRTMPWMVTFFGILVIPLGLVHIFLVISQPIVVGEWCTFCLLAAGIMLPMIPLEFDEVIAMGQHMVQARRRGDNMWHVFWKGGKAFEENEDTRSADLMDLPNKPMAVFKSSVWGVSVPWTLLISTILGITAMFMPAAFGISIESMPAHIFHLTGALITVVSVISMGEIVRLGRYINILLGLGLAVAPWFTSASEITLNIIGVGIGLVVILLAFPRGVIKEKYGLWDKYVK from the coding sequence ATGGGAGATCATAGTGAGAAATCCGCCGAAACGCCCGGGATGGGAAGTAGAGGTGTAACCCGCCCAATGGCCGAAAAAGAAATTAAAGACCACAACAAGGGTCATGGCGAAGGAGGTATGGATAAGGAACAGCGTATGCAGATGCTCAAAATGCATCATAAGCAAACGCTTTGGGTTTACTGGCTTATCATTCTACTTGGTTTCTGGCTCGTCATTGCTCCCCTGACCTTCGATTACGGAAATAGTATCGCTCAACCTTCCGGCGGAAGAAGCCTTTGGTTAAGCGATGCCATGCGGGTAAATATCATGTACTGGAATGATATTATCTGCGGATTTTTACTGATGATCTTTGGCTGGCGTTCACTTACTCCCAACCGCCCAATAAGCATGTGGGTCGCCTGTTTTGTGGGGATTTGGCTGAATTTTGCCCCAGTAATATTCTGGGCACCTAATGCCTTCATTTACAATAATGATACACTCGTAGGAGTGCTGATCATTGCGCTGACGATCCTCATTCCCGGCATGCCAAATATGATCACCTATATGAAAATGGGTTCTTCCGTGCCGCCGGGATGGTCTTACAATCCGTCAAGCTGGCCTCAACGCTGGATCATGATCGTGCTTGGTTTCCTGGGCTGGGTAGTTTCAAGATACCTGGGATCTTTCCAGCTTGGATATAACGGTTTTGCCTGGGATCCGTTTTTTGGAGAAAGCACCATCAAAGTACTGAATTCAAAAATGTCGCATTCCCTGCCTGTTTCTGACGGCGCTTTCGGAGCTTTGGCTTACACTTTCGAGTTCCTGATGGGATGGATGGGAAGTCCTACGCGCTGGCGAACCATGCCCTGGATGGTCACCTTCTTCGGAATTCTGGTGATCCCGCTAGGACTGGTACATATCTTTTTGGTGATCTCGCAGCCAATCGTTGTGGGTGAATGGTGCACCTTTTGTTTACTGGCAGCAGGAATTATGTTGCCTATGATCCCATTGGAATTTGACGAGGTGATCGCCATGGGACAGCATATGGTGCAGGCCAGGAGAAGAGGTGATAATATGTGGCACGTGTTCTGGAAAGGCGGTAAGGCTTTTGAAGAAAATGAAGATACCCGCAGCGCCGATTTAATGGATCTTCCCAACAAGCCCATGGCTGTTTTTAAGTCGTCGGTTTGGGGAGTGAGTGTACCATGGACGCTTCTGATCTCCACAATTTTAGGAATAACCGCGATGTTTATGCCTGCTGCTTTCGGCATCAGTATTGAAAGCATGCCGGCCCATATCTTTCATCTTACTGGTGCTTTGATCACCGTAGTTTCGGTGATAAGCATGGGCGAAATTGTGCGTTTGGGCAGGTACATCAATATTCTTCTGGGCCTCGGTTTAGCGGTCGCTCCCTGGTTTACTTCCGCTTCTGAAATCACGCTGAACATCATCGGGGTTGGAATTGGCCTGGTAGTTATTTTGCTTGCATTTCCACGAGGGGTTATCAAAGAAAAATATGGCCTCTGGGATAAATATGTAAAATAA
- a CDS encoding potassium channel family protein — protein sequence MNIVWCILGCLLFFSIIMDIIQTTLSMQGGGWLTGRISHYFWKAALKISGNNGRSRILDHVGYFLLVIILTTWVMVLWLSLFLLLNFSAETVLNSTTKMPADIWEKIYYAGYTISTLGVGDYIAGTNLWRIVTNIYSFTGIIFLTMSVTYFIPMISAVIEQRKLGIKLSSLGDSPQQIILNHWNGKDFSQFTSQVMDIADSLIQYSQHHRAYPIIHYFHNSKEKNTIILQLAKLFETLILMKYALKEDVKPSLRDLKPLEIAFENYTEVIFEVTYLTRKEDQVEFPQTLDLKEQNMMFSEGDFSELTKEDAEIRRVFKMLVHQDGWKWNDIENQ from the coding sequence ATGAATATTGTCTGGTGCATACTGGGATGCCTTCTTTTCTTTAGTATAATAATGGACATTATTCAAACCACACTTTCCATGCAGGGAGGTGGTTGGCTTACTGGCCGAATCTCTCATTATTTCTGGAAAGCTGCGCTAAAGATATCAGGCAATAACGGTAGATCCAGGATTCTGGACCATGTTGGATATTTCCTGCTGGTCATCATCCTTACAACATGGGTGATGGTACTCTGGCTCAGTCTTTTTCTTTTGCTGAATTTTTCGGCTGAAACCGTGTTGAATTCCACCACCAAAATGCCAGCCGATATTTGGGAGAAGATTTATTACGCGGGTTATACAATTTCAACCCTTGGGGTGGGTGATTATATTGCCGGTACAAATCTGTGGCGCATTGTCACTAACATTTATTCGTTCACAGGTATTATATTTCTCACCATGTCGGTCACCTATTTTATCCCGATGATCTCAGCAGTTATCGAACAGCGAAAATTGGGGATTAAACTAAGCTCGCTTGGTGACAGCCCACAGCAAATTATTTTAAATCACTGGAACGGAAAGGATTTTAGCCAGTTTACTTCACAGGTGATGGACATTGCCGATTCGCTAATTCAGTACAGCCAGCATCACAGGGCCTATCCTATTATTCATTATTTTCACAACAGTAAAGAGAAGAATACCATTATTCTTCAGTTAGCGAAACTTTTTGAAACGCTAATTCTGATGAAATATGCCTTAAAGGAAGACGTGAAACCTTCTCTCAGAGATCTTAAACCTCTCGAAATTGCCTTTGAAAATTATACTGAAGTGATTTTTGAAGTCACCTATCTTACCCGGAAAGAAGATCAGGTGGAATTTCCTCAAACCTTAGATTTGAAAGAACAGAATATGATGTTTTCAGAAGGGGATTTTTCTGAACTTACAAAGGAGGATGCAGAAATACGTCGCGTTTTTAAAATGCTGGTTCACCAGGATGGCTGGAAATGGAATGATATTGAAAACCAATAA
- a CDS encoding helix-turn-helix transcriptional regulator, with translation MKVQIKNMVCQRCILSVEAILRGMGVPYKEVRLGEVILERELSQDENEVLERELSAIGFEMIEEKQDRLINRIKSIIIEEVYADTPSNLKLSELLSEKIHYDYSHITHLFSEAEGKSILSFYNLIRIERAKELLEYDEFSIAEIADILGFSTPAYLSTSFKKLTGHTPSEYKSLKAKGRNTLDSI, from the coding sequence ATGAAAGTTCAGATTAAAAATATGGTTTGTCAGCGCTGTATCCTCTCGGTAGAAGCGATATTGAGAGGTATGGGAGTTCCTTATAAAGAAGTGAGGCTAGGGGAAGTCATATTGGAACGTGAACTTTCTCAAGATGAAAATGAGGTCCTGGAAAGGGAGCTTTCGGCCATAGGTTTTGAGATGATCGAAGAAAAACAGGACAGGCTGATCAATCGCATCAAATCGATTATTATCGAAGAAGTTTATGCTGATACCCCCTCCAATTTAAAACTTTCAGAGCTGCTTTCCGAAAAGATACATTACGACTACAGCCATATCACTCATCTATTTTCTGAAGCGGAAGGAAAAAGTATTCTGAGCTTTTACAATCTTATTCGTATAGAAAGGGCCAAGGAACTTTTGGAATATGATGAATTTTCAATTGCCGAAATAGCAGATATTCTTGGATTTTCAACTCCCGCATATCTTTCTACTTCCTTCAAAAAACTTACTGGTCATACACCCTCAGAATACAAATCTTTAAAAGCAAAAGGGCGAAACACGCTCGACTCCATTTAA
- a CDS encoding DUF3347 domain-containing protein — MRRTFRNAAMFGLILGMLGTVSCRQTNDEDKDASEPMQNEMHEGDMHEEMNNSNMDEDAHVEDQMLNMSDEDTVGAEFNNDQASQAYKDYIGIMEAMVNSDPEAAKESANDLQDVYAEDSENAKISQLASRLASTDDINKQREIFSEISAAMEPVLKNNIKSGKIFKQYCPMAFEGKGDYWYSNRKAIRNPFFGEKMMNCGRTEETIQ; from the coding sequence ATGAGACGTACATTTAGAAATGCAGCAATGTTTGGTTTGATCTTAGGAATGCTGGGAACGGTATCCTGCAGACAAACCAATGATGAAGATAAAGATGCTTCTGAACCGATGCAGAATGAAATGCATGAAGGAGATATGCATGAAGAGATGAATAACAGCAATATGGATGAAGATGCCCATGTGGAAGATCAGATGTTGAACATGTCTGATGAAGATACTGTTGGAGCAGAATTTAATAATGACCAGGCTTCACAGGCGTATAAAGACTATATCGGGATTATGGAAGCTATGGTAAATAGCGATCCGGAAGCGGCAAAAGAATCGGCGAACGACCTTCAGGACGTTTATGCAGAAGATTCTGAAAATGCGAAAATCAGCCAGCTTGCTTCCAGGCTTGCTTCTACCGATGATATCAATAAGCAACGTGAAATATTTTCAGAAATTAGCGCAGCCATGGAGCCGGTGCTAAAGAACAACATCAAATCAGGAAAGATTTTCAAACAATATTGTCCAATGGCTTTTGAAGGTAAAGGAGATTACTGGTACAGTAACAGGAAAGCGATTCGCAACCCGTTCTTCGGGGAAAAAATGATGAATTGTGGCCGGACTGAAGAAACTATTCAATAA
- a CDS encoding PepSY domain-containing protein — protein sequence MVKRKTAMNLRKIHRYLGIFIGIQFVLWTVGGLYFSWTDIDEIHGDQFKKIPAQQAGFNNLKGISALLPDYKVNSVSLKEISGEPYYFVNHELLINAETGEKLDEISEADALNIAGRHMKDELQVKSVEKISEVGDHHEYRGGSLPAYVISYEQPGNLKAYVSAGEGDFQAVRYRDWRWFDFLWMMHTMDYQGRDDINNLVLRSFSVLGLFTVLSGFVLWFISSPTMIKAFKKRK from the coding sequence ATTGTAAAAAGAAAAACCGCCATGAATCTTCGAAAAATCCACCGCTATCTGGGGATTTTTATCGGGATTCAGTTTGTATTATGGACCGTGGGCGGACTTTATTTCAGCTGGACCGATATCGATGAGATTCACGGTGACCAGTTCAAAAAAATTCCGGCACAACAGGCGGGTTTTAATAACCTGAAGGGAATTTCAGCTTTATTGCCAGATTATAAAGTTAATTCGGTAAGCCTGAAAGAGATATCAGGTGAACCCTACTACTTTGTAAACCATGAATTACTGATCAATGCCGAAACGGGTGAGAAATTAGACGAGATTTCTGAGGCGGACGCGTTGAATATCGCCGGCAGACACATGAAAGATGAACTTCAGGTGAAATCGGTTGAAAAGATCAGCGAAGTGGGCGATCATCATGAATATAGGGGAGGTTCATTACCTGCTTATGTGATCAGTTATGAGCAGCCGGGAAACCTCAAGGCCTATGTAAGTGCCGGTGAAGGTGATTTTCAGGCGGTACGCTATCGTGACTGGCGCTGGTTCGATTTTCTGTGGATGATGCATACCATGGATTATCAGGGCCGTGATGATATTAATAATCTGGTACTAAGATCATTTTCGGTGCTAGGCTTGTTTACGGTACTTAGTGGTTTTGTGCTATGGTTTATTTCATCGCCAACCATGATCAAAGCTTTTAAAAAGAGAAAATAA
- a CDS encoding permease: MEEFLDQWGKASFTAIGFFWKSGWAFVLGYGISAMIQAFVPKVNLTRYMGKLNVKSVSVSTAFGAISSSCSFAALATARSLFLKGAHFITAVAFMFASTNLVIELGILIFIFLGPEYVVAEIIGGLILIAVSSILIKLTYPKKWINQAREKVEQEAEGEEEDFDWRKRIKSKKGWYMVSNKFVMEWGMAWEDILIGFTIAGFVAVFVPNSFWETIFLQDLIQNAQSPSFLIRLENAAVAPFVAAMTFIGSMGNIPLATVLAGSGVAFAGVMGFIYSDLMVPPLVDMNRKYYGIKVALYIAVIMYVSIVFTALLLNYGFELVGFIPESTRKMAAGDAFKIDYTFWFNLFFIVLSIILVYFYIKKRKKEGDWNGILSKNFSFKRIVVYIFSLMVFSGLIIHFIKN, from the coding sequence ATGGAAGAATTTTTGGATCAATGGGGCAAAGCCTCCTTTACGGCCATTGGCTTTTTCTGGAAATCTGGATGGGCCTTTGTATTAGGGTACGGCATTAGCGCTATGATTCAGGCTTTTGTTCCAAAGGTTAATCTCACCCGTTATATGGGGAAACTGAATGTGAAAAGTGTATCGGTTTCCACCGCTTTCGGGGCCATAAGTTCTTCCTGCTCTTTCGCGGCACTGGCCACAGCAAGGAGCCTCTTTCTTAAGGGAGCTCACTTTATTACCGCAGTAGCTTTTATGTTTGCCTCCACGAACCTGGTTATTGAACTGGGTATCCTTATATTCATTTTTTTAGGTCCGGAATATGTCGTGGCTGAAATCATAGGTGGACTTATTCTTATTGCTGTAAGCTCCATACTTATTAAACTTACTTATCCTAAAAAATGGATAAATCAGGCACGTGAAAAAGTAGAGCAGGAAGCTGAAGGGGAAGAGGAAGATTTTGACTGGAGAAAGCGGATCAAGTCTAAGAAAGGCTGGTACATGGTGAGTAATAAGTTCGTTATGGAGTGGGGTATGGCCTGGGAAGATATTCTTATAGGTTTTACCATAGCCGGCTTCGTAGCAGTTTTTGTGCCTAATAGTTTCTGGGAAACCATTTTCCTCCAGGACCTTATACAGAATGCTCAAAGCCCGAGCTTTTTGATCCGTCTTGAAAATGCCGCTGTGGCCCCTTTTGTGGCGGCAATGACATTTATAGGCTCTATGGGAAATATACCACTGGCTACGGTGCTGGCTGGTTCGGGCGTGGCTTTTGCCGGAGTGATGGGCTTTATTTATTCAGATTTAATGGTGCCACCACTGGTAGACATGAACCGAAAATATTACGGTATCAAAGTAGCCTTGTACATCGCGGTAATTATGTATGTGAGCATTGTTTTTACCGCCCTGTTACTGAATTATGGTTTTGAACTGGTTGGTTTTATTCCTGAATCGACCAGGAAAATGGCGGCAGGTGATGCCTTTAAGATCGATTATACCTTCTGGTTTAATTTGTTTTTTATTGTTCTAAGTATCATACTGGTATATTTCTATATAAAAAAGAGAAAAAAAGAAGGTGACTGGAATGGGATTCTGTCAAAAAATTTTAGTTTTAAAAGAATTGTGGTATATATATTCAGTCTTATGGTTTTTTCTGGATTGATTATACATTTTATAAAAAATTAG
- a CDS encoding DUF2231 domain-containing protein, which yields MKKNLFFLSFLLFGIFVLNAQKNSVQSSAEPVSIHKVIQDDQPASGSADTSSSNQDVQASFDQFPNLHPLVVHFPIVLLLLAALLQIIQLFVMNRNMDWVIFLAVGCAFIGAFAAGELFHPHAHELSEMAKKVMGQHDKFAEWTIYSSAAAAVLKLISVFFVKQKRGFEIAVAVVLLFSAYSVAEAGHYGAQLVYIEGVGPQGSHVEGEEQGH from the coding sequence ATGAAAAAAAACCTTTTTTTTCTAAGCTTTCTTTTGTTTGGAATTTTTGTTCTGAATGCACAAAAGAATAGTGTGCAATCATCAGCTGAACCCGTAAGCATTCATAAAGTCATACAGGATGACCAACCTGCTTCAGGTTCGGCTGATACTTCAAGTAGTAATCAGGATGTACAGGCCTCTTTTGACCAGTTCCCGAATTTGCACCCGTTGGTAGTACATTTCCCTATCGTGTTGCTGCTTCTGGCGGCTTTGCTTCAGATCATTCAGCTTTTTGTAATGAACAGGAATATGGATTGGGTAATTTTTCTGGCCGTGGGTTGCGCATTCATTGGCGCTTTTGCAGCGGGAGAGCTATTCCATCCTCATGCTCATGAGCTTAGTGAAATGGCTAAAAAAGTTATGGGACAGCATGATAAATTCGCCGAGTGGACTATTTATTCCAGTGCAGCAGCAGCTGTTCTTAAGCTTATAAGCGTCTTTTTTGTCAAACAAAAACGTGGTTTTGAGATTGCCGTTGCGGTTGTTTTATTGTTTTCTGCCTATTCGGTAGCAGAGGCTGGACATTATGGAGCCCAGCTGGTATATATTGAAGGTGTTGGACCTCAAGGGTCTCACGTTGAAGGCGAAGAGCAGGGACATTAA